In Chrysoperla carnea chromosome 2, inChrCarn1.1, whole genome shotgun sequence, the following proteins share a genomic window:
- the LOC123293664 gene encoding DNA-directed RNA polymerase III subunit RPC8 yields the protein MFMLVEMTKTVRIPPEKFHIKLNNAITEELDYEFANKVVVDIGLIICVRNLISIDDSILIPGDGASHIEVKFNVIAFRPIINQVIQGKIRTCSPEGVHVTLEFFDDILIPPNSLPEPSTFDETEQAWYWQYDKGDGEVHKLYMDPGEKVKFRVQSEHFENIPPDTEQGVPYRIVGSMSEQGLGVIAWWK from the coding sequence atgtttatgttaGTTGAAATGACAAAAACAGTTCGAATACCACCAGAAAAATTCcacatcaaattaaataatgcgATCACTGAAGAGTTAGATTATGAATTTGCTAATAAAGTGGTTGTTGACATCGGCTTAATTATCTGTGTAcgaaatttaatatcaattgaTGATTCAATATTAATACCGGGCGATGGTGCCAGTCATATTGAAGTGAAATTTAACGTAATTGCTTTTCGCCCGATAATTAATCAAGTTATACAAGGGAAAATTCGTACGTGCTCACCAGAAGGTGTCCATGTTACATTAGAATTTTTCGACGATATCCTAATACCACCGAATTCGTTACCTGAACCAAGTACATTCGACGAAACAGAACAAGCTTGGTATTGGCAATATGATAAAGGAGATGGTGAAGTTCATAAATTATACATGGATCCTGGTGAAAAAGTGAAATTTCGTGTACAAAgtgaacattttgaaaatataccaCCCGATACTGAACAAGGTGTACCGTATCGTATTGTCGGTAGTATGTCTGAACAAGGTTTAGGCGTGATTGCTTGGTggaagtaa